In Pyrus communis chromosome 1, drPyrComm1.1, whole genome shotgun sequence, the following are encoded in one genomic region:
- the LOC137739563 gene encoding uncharacterized protein — MHPKLQNFQIFLQSPDLQIPTQTLTLSPIQTPTLRHLKLSIFSRVLPSLYFTLNGKPLNDSTPLFDSQITPLSTLILRIRALGGGGDGGATGAESRDCYLKMYAEKKPDKVDPNEQRLSKWLNCALSNEPLKEPCVMDFLGNVFNKEALVEALLGKKVPKAFGHIKGLKDMISIHLTPITGAEFNRQSVAGPRFQCPITGVEFNGKCKFVGLRTCGHVLSSKALKEIKSSTCLVCHVGFSEADKIVINGNEEEVVELRERMEAEKAKGRVKKVKKTKNGNAGVNGEEEGVGLEASRLSGTKHGIDARAVEKVSAKVEVNGKVVNVGADVKGASNGGAKRFKAVDIAPANATKEVYASIFTSSRKKDFKETFSCRSLPLGRN; from the coding sequence ATGCATCCCAAACTTCAAAATTTCCAAATCTTCCTGCAATCTCCCGATCTCCAAATCCCaacccaaaccctaaccctatccCCAATTCAGACCCCAACTCTCCGCCACCTCAAGCTCTCAATTTTCTCCCGTGTCCTACCGTCGCTTTACTTCACCCTCAATGGTAAGCCCCTAAACGACTCCACTCCGCTTTTCGATTCCCAAATTACCCCTCTTTCTACTCTGATTTTACGGATTAGAGCTCTTGGAGGTGGCGGCGATGGCGGCGCGACGGGAGCGGAGTCTCGCGACTGCTATCTCAAGATGTACGCGGAGAAGAAGCCCGATAAGGTTGACCCGAACGAGCAGAGGCTTTCGAAGTGGCTCAATTGTGCGCTGTCGAACGAACCATTGAAGGAGCCGTGCGTAATGGATTTTCTGGGGAACGTGTTTAACAAGGAGGCTCTTGTGGAGGCGTTGTTGGGGAAGAAGGTGCCCAAGGCGTTTGGGCATATAAAGGGGTTGAAGGACATGATCAGTATTCATCTTACCCCAATTACTGGGGCCGAATTCAATCGCCAATCCGTTGCTGGGCCGCGGTTTCAGTGCCCCATTACAGGGGTCGAGTTCAACGGTAAGTGTAAGTTTGTGGGATTAAGAACTTGTGGGCATGTGTTGAGTTCAAAGGCTTTGAAGGAGATAAAGTCGTCGACTTGCCTTGTTTGCCATGTGGGATTTTCAGAGGCGGATAAGATTGTGATTAATGGGAATGAAGAGGAAGTTGTGGAGTTGAGGGAGAGGATGGAGGCTGAGAAGGCGAAAGGGAGAGTGAAGAAGGTGAAGAAGACGAAAAATGGGAATGCTGGTGTGAATGGCGAAGAGGAGGGTGTGGGTTTGGAGGCCTCACGGTTGAGTGGTACCAAGCATGGTATTGATGCTAGGGCTGTGGAGAAGGTTTCAGCAAAGGTAGAGGTAAATGGGAAGGTTGTGAATGTTGGAGCTGATGTGAAGGGTGCAAGTAATGGTGGGGCAAAGAGGTTCAAGGCGGTGGATATAGCCCCTGCTAATGCTACTAAGGAAGTGTATGCGTCCATCTTCACGTCGTCAAGGAAGAAGGATTTCAAGGAAACATTTTCTTGCAGATCTCTCCCACTTGGTAGAAACTGA
- the LOC137737561 gene encoding probable CCR4-associated factor 1 homolog 7, with the protein MVLALLGLVICFNLCCYCPKKMSTFPKSDSIHIREVWSDNLEEEFKLIRNIVEEYRYVAMDTEFPGIVLRPVGTFKDSYDYHYQTLKANVDLLKLIQLGLTFSDEKGNLPTCGTDKHCVWQFNFRDFNPNEDVYATDSIELLSQSGMDFVKNNEKGVDASKFTELLMASGVVLSDNVVWVTFHSGYDFGYLLKLLKGQSLPNTQVGFFKMIKVYFPTVYDIKHLMRFCNSLHGGLNKLAELLDVERIGISHQAGSDSLLTCSTFMKLKETFFDGSIDKYAGVLYGLGVENGPISP; encoded by the coding sequence ATGGTTTTAGCTCTTTTGGGCCTCGTTATTTGCTTCAATTTGTGTTGTTATTGCCCGAAGAAAATGTCTACTTTTCCAAAAAGCGATTCGATTCACATTAGGGAAGTTTGGAGCGATAATCTTGAGGAGGAGTTTAAATTGATTCGCAATATTGTAGAGGAATACCGATATGTAGCGATGGACACAGAGTTTCCCGGTATCGTTTTGAGGCCTGTAGGGACTTTCAAGGACAGTTATGATTATCACTATCAAACCCTTAAGGCCAATGTGGACCTCTTGAAGTTGATACAGTTGGGTCTCACATTTTCTGATGAGAAAGGGAACCTTCCGACCTGTGGAACCGACAAGCACTGTGTGTGGCAATTCAATTTCCGTGACTTCAACCCCAATGAGGATGTGTATGCCACTGACTCAATAGAATTACTGTCCCAGAGCGGTATGGATTTCGTGAAGAACAATGAGAAGGGTGTTGATGCTAGTAAGTTCACCGAGCTACTAATGGCATCCGGAGTTGTGCTTTCTGATAATGTGGTTTGGGTGACGTTCCACAGTGGGTATGATTTTGGGTACTTGCTCAAGCTGCTTAAAGGCCAAAGCCTCCCGAACACACAGGTGGGGTTCTTTAAAATGATCAAGGTGTATTTTCCTACAGTTTATGATATCAAGCATCTGATGAGGTTCTGCAACAGCCTTCATGGTGGGTTGAACAAACTCGCGGAGCTGTTAGATGTTGAGAGAATTGGTATCTCCCACCAAGCTGGTTCGGATAGTTTGCTCACTTGCAGTACATTCATGAAACTGAAAGAGACTTTCTTTGATGGTTCTATTGACAAATATGCTGGTGTTTTATATGGTCTTGGTGTTGAGAATGGACCTATTTctccttga
- the LOC137737570 gene encoding mediator of RNA polymerase II transcription subunit 22b-like, with translation MNKGGGAASGGGGLGGAGSGPTAAAAVAAAQKQKALLQRVETDISQIVDNFSHLVHVSRVNDPPVRNSQEAFMMEMRAARMVQAADSLLKLVSELKQTAIFSGFASLNDHVEKRIVEFNQQAENTDRLLARIGEEAAASLKELESHYYSSALRTAQNLQP, from the exons ATGAATAAGGGTGGAGGTGCAGCGTCAGGGGGAGGAGGATTGGGAGGCGCTGGGAGCGGGCCCACCGCGGCTGCTGCTGTGGCGGCAGCTCAGAAGCAGAAGGCGCTGCTTCAGAGAGTGGAGACCGACATCTCCCAAATCGTCGACAATTTCAGCCACCTCGTCCACGTCTCCAGG GTGAATGATCCGCCTGTTAGAAACTCTCAGGAAGCTTTCATGATGGAGATGCGTGCTGCTCGAATG gTCCAGGCAGCTGATTCTCTGCTTAAGTTGGTGTCGGAATTGAAACAGACGGCAATATTTTCAGGGTTTGCCTCCCTCAATGACCATGTAGAGAAAAGAATTGTGGAGTTCAACCAGCAAGCCGAGAACACAGACCGCTTGTTGGCTAGAATCGGAGAGGAGGCAGCTGCTAGCCTCAAGGAGCTCGAATCCCATTACTACTCTTCCGCGCTGAGGACTGCTCAAAACTTGCAGCCATGA
- the LOC137746158 gene encoding uncharacterized protein: MIGVGKIKQYSNVLDKPLSKGKQEVSLSAFAFLFSELVQYNQTQVDNIAELERRLEDAGYAVGARVLELLCHRDKGNRRETRLLGILSFVHSTVWKVLFGKVADSLEKGTEHEDEYMISEKELLVNRFISIPKDMGTFNCGAFVAGIVRGVLDGAGFPAVVTAHFVPVEGQQRPRTTILIKFAEEVLRREARLG; this comes from the exons ATGATTGGAGTAGGGAAGATCAAGCAATACTCCAATGTCCTCGACAAGCCCCTCAGCAAGGGCAAACAGGAg GTTAGTTTGAGTGCGTTTGCGTTCTTGTTTTCGGAGCTCGTTCAGTACAATCAGACGCAGGTTGACAACATTGCGGAGTTAGAACGAAG GCTGGAGGATGCAGGATATGCTGTTGGGGCTCGAGTTCTGGAGCTTCTTTGCCATAGGGATAAG GGAAACAGGAGGGAGACACGGTTGCTGGGTATCCTGTCTTTTGTGCATAGCACGGTGTGGAAGGTGTTATTTGGAAAG GTAGCTGACTCCCTTGAGAAAGGCACTGAACATGAAGATGAGTACATGATTAGTGAGAAGGAGCTCCTTGTGAACAG ATTTATTTCGATTCCAAAAGACATGGGAACCTTTAATTGTGGAGCATTTGTCGCTGGAATTGTAAGG GGAGTTTTGGATGGTGCTGGTTTCCCAGCTGTGGTAACAGCGCATTTTGTACCAGTGGAGGGACAGCAACGGCCTCGAACAACCATTTTAATTAAGTTTGCTGAAGAG GTACTAAGAAGAGAAGCAAGGTTAGGTTGA